In the genome of Deinococcus sp. QL22, one region contains:
- a CDS encoding ABC transporter permease, which translates to MRPVTTLLSLMSMSVRARRQYKVTFTLSVMSTLLMFAAEFSLVYFLGQKVGAIHGWTPAQLTVLYVGTLLASALEVVFVSNLRNFDRELVDGGLDLKLLKPMHPLLQLIGQISVDAIAMPLFCIAALAFTLHETLELWTWVNVAIFLTGILGGALIFSSFTVLSAAFAFWTFDSNSIYEITRKGTRQLLWYPLDIYGVAVRTVLFTVLPVAFVAYVPVQFIVGRSTELPWWMALSGPCIGLVSLSISLLVWHAGLRRYQGTGS; encoded by the coding sequence GTGCGTCCCGTCACAACACTATTGTCATTGATGAGCATGAGCGTTCGCGCCCGCAGGCAATACAAGGTGACGTTCACGCTGTCCGTGATGTCCACACTGCTAATGTTTGCCGCAGAGTTCTCCTTGGTGTACTTCCTTGGACAGAAGGTTGGCGCGATTCACGGCTGGACGCCGGCACAGCTGACGGTTTTGTACGTGGGCACCCTGCTGGCTTCCGCCCTTGAGGTCGTCTTCGTGTCCAATCTCCGAAATTTCGACCGCGAGCTCGTGGACGGCGGCCTTGACCTCAAGCTGCTTAAGCCGATGCATCCGTTGCTGCAATTGATCGGGCAAATCTCTGTAGATGCTATCGCGATGCCATTGTTCTGCATCGCGGCGCTGGCGTTCACATTGCACGAAACCCTAGAACTGTGGACGTGGGTGAACGTCGCAATCTTCCTCACCGGCATTCTTGGAGGAGCGTTGATTTTCAGTAGCTTCACGGTGCTCTCGGCAGCATTCGCGTTTTGGACTTTCGATTCAAACAGCATTTACGAGATCACTCGAAAAGGCACACGCCAACTGTTGTGGTATCCCTTGGATATTTACGGCGTTGCCGTTCGAACTGTGCTCTTCACCGTCCTTCCCGTCGCCTTTGTCGCCTACGTTCCCGTGCAGTTCATCGTCGGTCGTTCAACTGAGCTGCCTTGGTGGATGGCATTGAGCGGCCCGTGCATTGGCCTAGTTTCCCTAAGTATATCGCTGCTCGTTTGGCACGCTGGCCTGCGGCGGTATCAAGGTACCGGGTCGTAA
- a CDS encoding ABC-2 family transporter protein yields MTAHPLIAPGRAWISAFVYLVRIAWRMRLAYRGKVLLEMIQPILTLYAFVYVWRAVKAAGAAPDVNLESLVTYSLVTAVLGLCISSDVISRLIERDIASGDIGQRLIRPLSFAASSVATSLGTSLASFVLRAVPLLAVTPVFIDRVALPRDPKVWGMFALLLVVAIIVALLLDLIVGYLCFWVFQGRHVRYFFEAIFTVFSGQFVPLVLLPDWMRTVSLFTPTRLVFNDPVAVLTGLISPQDYLGLLVRAGVWLVSLVMLTMTLHRAAVRRVFMQGG; encoded by the coding sequence ATGACCGCGCACCCCTTAATTGCACCCGGTCGGGCATGGATATCTGCTTTTGTTTACTTGGTGCGTATTGCCTGGCGGATGCGGCTCGCCTATCGTGGAAAAGTTCTGCTGGAGATGATTCAGCCAATCCTGACCTTGTATGCTTTTGTGTACGTGTGGCGCGCTGTGAAGGCAGCAGGTGCCGCGCCAGATGTGAATCTCGAAAGCCTTGTAACGTACTCTCTCGTCACCGCTGTGCTCGGTCTGTGCATTTCGAGTGACGTCATCTCGCGTTTGATTGAACGTGATATAGCGTCCGGCGATATTGGACAGCGCCTCATCCGCCCTCTGTCGTTTGCCGCGTCCAGTGTGGCGACCTCGCTGGGCACATCACTTGCTTCGTTCGTGCTGCGCGCCGTCCCATTGCTCGCCGTCACACCGGTATTCATCGATCGGGTTGCACTGCCTCGTGACCCAAAGGTGTGGGGGATGTTTGCGCTGTTGCTGGTGGTGGCGATCATCGTCGCCTTGCTACTCGACTTGATCGTGGGCTATCTCTGCTTTTGGGTGTTCCAAGGACGGCACGTTCGGTACTTCTTTGAAGCCATCTTCACGGTATTCAGCGGGCAATTCGTGCCGCTGGTTCTGCTGCCTGACTGGATGCGTACGGTTTCACTGTTCACGCCCACTCGCTTGGTCTTCAACGATCCAGTCGCGGTGCTCACCGGCCTGATTTCACCTCAAGACTACTTGGGCCTCCTGGTGCGTGCCGGAGTTTGGTTGGTGTCGTTGGTCATGCTAACGATGACCCTACACCGTGCCGCAGTACGCCGCGTGTTTATGCAGGGAGGCTGA
- a CDS encoding PEP/pyruvate-binding domain-containing protein, whose protein sequence is MLLPAFRTLVLNEALDISICGGKAATLARLLQAGVQTLDGMVLTTEALDAFLTSVAAPVDSARRGDAAACAAVREALHEAIWPDDTLHALRRVFEQFEGSVVVRSSAVSEDGEHASYAGIFLSSVNVRTFGEFLAAVRECWSSAFGVRAVSYVSRVGGTLPRMALLVQPLVESAVSGVAFVQGHQLMATMAYGLCEGVVSGRVPSDTIRVSGRGEPPVVQVAAKTHCRLANTHPWVYPEGRQTLWPWVNDTFLGITVQGVDARNAVLHCQLHGAQPAINEPALTPVALQALIGELYRVAHDVLRQDSVDFEWCVDMKGRLHVLQARPVTVAMAMENIATSEDTLHDVFRGLSVSPGVGSGIARVIRSDEDLERLRPGDILVTDWIHDSYLSALNRASALVIADATPLSHCAIIAREWGIPCVGGVPFGLLAEGRMYSISGDSGRIQEGSTGAPQAATAPASTKRSSTLLLPWLLTAVDEVNARPERRAVQLAALRDLLHSATDLNDNGVEEYINDLSDLQVKNVAIGLVHAARTQQTEARYELAH, encoded by the coding sequence ATGCTTCTACCCGCGTTTCGAACCCTTGTATTGAATGAAGCCCTCGACATATCAATCTGCGGCGGCAAGGCGGCAACACTCGCCCGACTGTTGCAAGCGGGCGTCCAAACGCTTGACGGCATGGTGCTCACCACCGAGGCTCTTGATGCGTTCCTGACTAGCGTCGCCGCGCCCGTCGACAGCGCTCGACGCGGCGACGCAGCCGCCTGCGCTGCCGTCCGTGAAGCGCTACACGAGGCCATATGGCCAGACGATACCCTCCACGCACTCCGCAGGGTGTTCGAACAATTCGAAGGTTCTGTCGTGGTGCGATCTAGCGCTGTCAGTGAGGATGGTGAGCACGCCAGTTATGCTGGTATCTTCCTGTCCAGCGTGAACGTTCGCACGTTCGGCGAGTTTCTCGCTGCGGTGCGGGAGTGCTGGAGCAGCGCCTTCGGCGTACGGGCTGTATCGTACGTCAGTCGCGTCGGTGGAACCCTGCCGCGCATGGCTTTGCTTGTCCAGCCTTTAGTAGAATCCGCCGTCTCTGGTGTCGCTTTCGTGCAAGGGCATCAACTTATGGCGACGATGGCCTACGGGCTTTGCGAAGGCGTAGTGAGTGGTCGCGTGCCAAGCGACACGATTCGAGTTTCTGGACGAGGAGAACCCCCAGTCGTCCAAGTGGCCGCGAAGACACACTGCCGATTGGCAAACACGCACCCGTGGGTTTACCCCGAAGGTCGGCAAACCCTTTGGCCTTGGGTCAACGACACCTTCCTCGGCATTACCGTACAAGGAGTCGACGCGCGAAACGCTGTGCTGCACTGCCAATTGCATGGCGCGCAACCTGCCATAAACGAACCCGCTTTAACGCCCGTCGCCCTGCAGGCGCTAATTGGGGAATTATACCGCGTCGCCCACGACGTGCTCAGGCAGGATTCTGTGGACTTCGAATGGTGTGTGGACATGAAAGGGCGCCTGCACGTGTTGCAAGCCCGGCCTGTCACCGTGGCGATGGCAATGGAGAACATAGCCACAAGCGAGGATACGTTACATGACGTCTTTCGAGGATTGAGCGTTTCACCAGGAGTTGGCAGCGGTATTGCGCGTGTCATACGCAGTGACGAAGACCTCGAGCGCCTGCGTCCTGGAGACATTTTGGTCACTGATTGGATTCATGACTCCTATCTCAGTGCCTTAAATCGTGCCTCCGCTTTGGTCATCGCCGACGCCACGCCGCTCAGTCATTGCGCCATCATCGCGCGGGAGTGGGGCATTCCGTGCGTCGGCGGTGTTCCCTTTGGCTTGCTTGCTGAAGGGCGGATGTACTCGATTAGTGGCGACTCAGGGCGCATTCAGGAAGGCAGTACGGGCGCACCTCAGGCGGCCACCGCTCCAGCATCAACCAAGCGGTCATCGACATTGCTGCTTCCTTGGCTACTTACCGCAGTCGACGAAGTCAATGCCCGGCCTGAACGTCGCGCTGTTCAGCTCGCCGCACTCCGCGACTTGCTGCACTCCGCGACTGATCTTAATGACAACGGGGTGGAGGAGTACATCAACGATTTGTCTGACCTGCAAGTCAAAAACGTCGCCATCGGTCTCGTCCATGCAGCACGTACACAGCAAACGGAGGCGCGTTATGAGTTGGCGCATTGA